A window of the Gossypium hirsutum isolate 1008001.06 chromosome A05, Gossypium_hirsutum_v2.1, whole genome shotgun sequence genome harbors these coding sequences:
- the LOC121229241 gene encoding tocopherol cyclase, chloroplastic isoform X2, with protein sequence MELNTYSINELRHFPSCYIGLRSLNSKTAVKLSQSSNFNGLFPRRLRPLRLGFRSNSPIIACSSIAETDTETSSTASNRPVSVNPVYVPTPANRDTRTPHSGYHFDGTTRQFFEGWYFKVSIPERKQSFCFMYSVENPVFRRKLTQLETLQHGPRFTGVGAQILGAYDKYICQYSDESQNFWGSRHELILGNTFLTNKNSRPPSKEVPPEEFNRKVLEGFQVSPLWHQGFIRDDGRTSYARTVKTACWEYTTRPTYGWGDVGSKQKSTAGWLAAFPIFEPHWQICMAGGLSTGWIEWDGERFEFQDAPSYSEKNWGGAFPRKWFWAQCNVFEGASGEVALTAGGGLRQLPGLTETFENAALIGVHYDGIFYEFVPWNGILSWEIAPWGYWCIAAENETHMVELEATTNDPGTTLRAPTIEAGLAPACKDTCFGNLRLQIWEKKYGGTKGKLILDVKSDMAALEVGGGPWFNTWKGKTTTPEVLKTALQVPVDVEGIFGLAPFFKPPGL encoded by the exons ATGGAGCTAAACACTTACTCTATCAACGAGCTTCGCCATTTCCCTTCTTGTTATATTGGTCTTCGTTCTCTAAACTCCAAAACCGCCGTTAAATTATCCCAATCTTCTAACTTCAATGGACTCTTTCCTCGACGCCTCCGCCCTCTCAGGTTAGGGTTTCGATCGAACTCGCCGATCATCGCATGCAGCTCCATCGCTGAGACTGATACCGAAACTTCTTCTACGGCATCCAACAGACCCGTCTCCGTCAATCCGGTTTATGTTCCCACGCCGGCTAATCGAGACACTCGAACTCCTCACAGCGG GTACCACTTTGATGGAACCACTCGACAATTTTTTGAGGGTTGGTACTTTAAGGTATCAATCCCAGAACGAAAACAGAGCTTTTGCTTCATGTACTCGGTGGAGAATCCCGTATTTAGGAGGAAACTGACCCAATTGGAAACACTGCAGCACGGACCTAGATTTACAGGAGTTGGGGCTCAAATCCTTGGTGCTTATGACAAGTATATATGTCAATACAGTGATGAATCTCAGAACTTTTGGGGAA GCAGGCATGAGCTGATATTGGGGAATACTTTTTTAACCAACAAAAACTCACGACCTCCAAGTAAGGAGGTCCCTCCTGAG GAATTCAATAGAAAAGTTTTGGAGGGCTTTCAAGTTAGCCCACTTTGGCATCAAGGCTTTATTCGTGATGATGGCAG GACATCTTATGCAAGAACTGTTAAAACTGCATGTTGGGAGTACACTACTCGCCCCACCTATGGATGGGGTGATGTTGGGTCCAAGCAGAAGTCAACAGCTGGCTGGCTTGCAGCTTTTCCCATATTCGAACCCCATTGGCAAATTTGCATGGCTGGTGGACTTTCAACAG GTTGGATAGAGTGGGATGGTGAAAGGTTTGAGTTTCAAGATGCTCCTTCATACTCGGAAAAGAATTGGGGTGGAGCCTTCCCTAGAAAATGGTTTTGG GCTCAATGCAATGTCTTTGAAGGTGCAAGCGGAGAAGTTGCATTGACTGCTGGTGGTGGATTGAGGCAACTGCCTGGCTTGACTGAGACCTTTGAAAATGCTGCATTG ATTGGAGTGCATTATGATGGGATTTTCTATGAATTTGTGCCTTGGAACGGTATTCTATCTTGGGAAATTGCTCCCTGGGGTTACTGGTGCATCGCCGCGGAGAACGAGACACATATG GTTGAGTTAGAGGCAACAACAAATGATCCAGGTACAACATTGCGTGCTCCAACAATAGAGGCTGGTCTTGCTCCTGCATGTAAAGACACTTGTTTTGGTAATCTAAGATTGCAGATCTGGGAAAAAAAATATGGTGGCACTAAGGGGAAG CTAATCTTGGATGTTAAAAGTGACATGGCAGCTCTAGAAGTAGGAGGAGGGCCATGGTTCAACACTTGGAAAGGGAAGACCACTACACCAGAGGTCCTTAAAACTGCTCTTCAGGTGCCTGTTGATGTGGAAGGGATTTTTGGTTTGGCTCCATTTTTCAAACCCCCTGGACTGTGA
- the LOC121229241 gene encoding tocopherol cyclase, chloroplastic isoform X4, which yields MFPRRLIETLELLTAVVYRYHFDGTTRQFFEGWYFKVSIPERKQSFCFMYSVENPVFRRKLTQLETLQHGPRFTGVGAQILGAYDKYICQYSDESQNFWGSRHELILGNTFLTNKNSRPPSKEVPPEEFNRKVLEGFQVSPLWHQGFIRDDGRTSYARTVKTACWEYTTRPTYGWGDVGSKQKSTAGWLAAFPIFEPHWQICMAGGLSTGWIEWDGERFEFQDAPSYSEKNWGGAFPRKWFWAQCNVFEGASGEVALTAGGGLRQLPGLTETFENAALIGVHYDGIFYEFVPWNGILSWEIAPWGYWCIAAENETHMVELEATTNDPGTTLRAPTIEAGLAPACKDTCFGNLRLQIWEKKYGGTKGKLILDVKSDMAALEVGGGPWFNTWKGKTTTPEVLKTALQNSPPDFRKRLLTFEDWLQHWTWFRVKEFCLSNSNEIRSPAGHDSIWQNP from the exons ATGTTCCCACGCCGGCTAATCGAGACACTCGAACTCCTCACAGCGG TTGTATATAGGTACCACTTTGATGGAACCACTCGACAATTTTTTGAGGGTTGGTACTTTAAGGTATCAATCCCAGAACGAAAACAGAGCTTTTGCTTCATGTACTCGGTGGAGAATCCCGTATTTAGGAGGAAACTGACCCAATTGGAAACACTGCAGCACGGACCTAGATTTACAGGAGTTGGGGCTCAAATCCTTGGTGCTTATGACAAGTATATATGTCAATACAGTGATGAATCTCAGAACTTTTGGGGAA GCAGGCATGAGCTGATATTGGGGAATACTTTTTTAACCAACAAAAACTCACGACCTCCAAGTAAGGAGGTCCCTCCTGAG GAATTCAATAGAAAAGTTTTGGAGGGCTTTCAAGTTAGCCCACTTTGGCATCAAGGCTTTATTCGTGATGATGGCAG GACATCTTATGCAAGAACTGTTAAAACTGCATGTTGGGAGTACACTACTCGCCCCACCTATGGATGGGGTGATGTTGGGTCCAAGCAGAAGTCAACAGCTGGCTGGCTTGCAGCTTTTCCCATATTCGAACCCCATTGGCAAATTTGCATGGCTGGTGGACTTTCAACAG GTTGGATAGAGTGGGATGGTGAAAGGTTTGAGTTTCAAGATGCTCCTTCATACTCGGAAAAGAATTGGGGTGGAGCCTTCCCTAGAAAATGGTTTTGG GCTCAATGCAATGTCTTTGAAGGTGCAAGCGGAGAAGTTGCATTGACTGCTGGTGGTGGATTGAGGCAACTGCCTGGCTTGACTGAGACCTTTGAAAATGCTGCATTG ATTGGAGTGCATTATGATGGGATTTTCTATGAATTTGTGCCTTGGAACGGTATTCTATCTTGGGAAATTGCTCCCTGGGGTTACTGGTGCATCGCCGCGGAGAACGAGACACATATG GTTGAGTTAGAGGCAACAACAAATGATCCAGGTACAACATTGCGTGCTCCAACAATAGAGGCTGGTCTTGCTCCTGCATGTAAAGACACTTGTTTTGGTAATCTAAGATTGCAGATCTGGGAAAAAAAATATGGTGGCACTAAGGGGAAG CTAATCTTGGATGTTAAAAGTGACATGGCAGCTCTAGAAGTAGGAGGAGGGCCATGGTTCAACACTTGGAAAGGGAAGACCACTACACCAGAGGTCCTTAAAACTGCTCTTCAG AACTCACCACCAGACTTCCGGAAGAGGCTCCTAACATTTGAAGATTGGCTGCAACACTGGACATGGTTCAGAGTAAAAGAATTCTGTCTGTCCAATTCCAATGAAATCCGAAGCCCAGCCGGACATGATAGCATATGGCAGAATCCATAG
- the LOC121229241 gene encoding tocopherol cyclase, chloroplastic isoform X3, which produces MELNTYSINELRHFPSCYIGLRSLNSKTAVKLSQSSNFNGLFPRRLRPLRLGFRSNSPIIACSSIAETDTETSSTASNRPVSVNPVYVPTPANRDTRTPHSGYHFDGTTRQFFEGWYFKVSIPERKQSFCFMYSVENPVFRRKLTQLETLQHGPRFTGVGAQILGAYDKYICQYSDESQNFWGSRHELILGNTFLTNKNSRPPSKEVPPEEFNRKVLEGFQVSPLWHQGFIRDDGRTSYARTVKTACWEYTTRPTYGWGDVGSKQKSTAGWLAAFPIFEPHWQICMAGGLSTGWIEWDGERFEFQDAPSYSEKNWGGAFPRKWFWAQCNVFEGASGEVALTAGGGLRQLPGLTETFENAALIGVHYDGIFYEFVPWNGILSWEIAPWGYWCIAAENETHMVELEATTNDPGTTLRAPTIEAGLAPACKDTCFGNLRLQIWEKKYGGTKGKVCYSYLFIALGLGQTIYFSSY; this is translated from the exons ATGGAGCTAAACACTTACTCTATCAACGAGCTTCGCCATTTCCCTTCTTGTTATATTGGTCTTCGTTCTCTAAACTCCAAAACCGCCGTTAAATTATCCCAATCTTCTAACTTCAATGGACTCTTTCCTCGACGCCTCCGCCCTCTCAGGTTAGGGTTTCGATCGAACTCGCCGATCATCGCATGCAGCTCCATCGCTGAGACTGATACCGAAACTTCTTCTACGGCATCCAACAGACCCGTCTCCGTCAATCCGGTTTATGTTCCCACGCCGGCTAATCGAGACACTCGAACTCCTCACAGCGG GTACCACTTTGATGGAACCACTCGACAATTTTTTGAGGGTTGGTACTTTAAGGTATCAATCCCAGAACGAAAACAGAGCTTTTGCTTCATGTACTCGGTGGAGAATCCCGTATTTAGGAGGAAACTGACCCAATTGGAAACACTGCAGCACGGACCTAGATTTACAGGAGTTGGGGCTCAAATCCTTGGTGCTTATGACAAGTATATATGTCAATACAGTGATGAATCTCAGAACTTTTGGGGAA GCAGGCATGAGCTGATATTGGGGAATACTTTTTTAACCAACAAAAACTCACGACCTCCAAGTAAGGAGGTCCCTCCTGAG GAATTCAATAGAAAAGTTTTGGAGGGCTTTCAAGTTAGCCCACTTTGGCATCAAGGCTTTATTCGTGATGATGGCAG GACATCTTATGCAAGAACTGTTAAAACTGCATGTTGGGAGTACACTACTCGCCCCACCTATGGATGGGGTGATGTTGGGTCCAAGCAGAAGTCAACAGCTGGCTGGCTTGCAGCTTTTCCCATATTCGAACCCCATTGGCAAATTTGCATGGCTGGTGGACTTTCAACAG GTTGGATAGAGTGGGATGGTGAAAGGTTTGAGTTTCAAGATGCTCCTTCATACTCGGAAAAGAATTGGGGTGGAGCCTTCCCTAGAAAATGGTTTTGG GCTCAATGCAATGTCTTTGAAGGTGCAAGCGGAGAAGTTGCATTGACTGCTGGTGGTGGATTGAGGCAACTGCCTGGCTTGACTGAGACCTTTGAAAATGCTGCATTG ATTGGAGTGCATTATGATGGGATTTTCTATGAATTTGTGCCTTGGAACGGTATTCTATCTTGGGAAATTGCTCCCTGGGGTTACTGGTGCATCGCCGCGGAGAACGAGACACATATG GTTGAGTTAGAGGCAACAACAAATGATCCAGGTACAACATTGCGTGCTCCAACAATAGAGGCTGGTCTTGCTCCTGCATGTAAAGACACTTGTTTTGGTAATCTAAGATTGCAGATCTGGGAAAAAAAATATGGTGGCACTAAGGGGAAGGTTTGTTATTCATACCTTTTCATCGCTTTAGGGTTAGGACAAACTATCTACTTCAGTTCTTACTGA
- the LOC121229240 gene encoding carotenoid 9,10(9',10')-cleavage dioxygenase yields the protein MCFPEEKEIKMACYYYVPFQGHCSFRNPTLSFSLNFNFINTTHHLASSFKPFLRELEQHVFRVDVLKAAVKNTSVKLLDAFVDSAFQFVDYPLNPSQTNAAPVDEIKEAAVITNIHGDIPSEFPQGIYIRNGPNPLFGGLKSTKSVFGESGPIWVEGEGMLHALYFSKDINGNWTVVYNNRHVETDTFKLEKLRNKPSFLPAIQGDPLAVFTSFLLNLVRFGKPLKNISNTNVFEHSGKLYSIAENNLPQEIDVLTLEALGDWDVNGAWNRSFTAHPKRVPGTGELVTMGIAATKPFVEVGVISADGKELVHKLDLKLDRCPLCHEVGVTKRYIVFMDCPLTVDVNRIIHGGKLIKYESEGNARIGIMPCYGDAGSIHWFKVKPNCTFHIFNCFEDGDEVVVWGCRALASAIPGPDPGSKEFAWFPTKSKPAPGKPFEDAISEDQLLFHRPYEWRLNVRTGDVKERNVIGANNLPMEFPIINGAFTGLKNKYGYTQVCHCDSISSTGMGRFGGLAKLFFEEQNTEEGSIKVEYHMFERNTYCSGAAFVRKEGGAEEDDGWIITFVHHEDTNICQAYIIDTKNFLNEPVAKITLPCRVPDGFHGAFMPNQLLNKI from the exons atgtgttttccagaagagaaagaaataaagatgGCATGTTATTACTATGTTCCATTTCAAGGGCATTGCTCCTTTCGAAATCCCACTCTCTCTTTCTCACTTAACTTTAATTTCATCAACACAACTCACCATCTTGCCTCTTCTTTCAAG CCATTTTTGAGAGAATTGGAACAACATGTTTTTAGAGTTGATGTCCTGAAAGCTGCAGTGAAGAACACTTCTGTTAAGTTGCTTGATGCATTTGTAGATTCTGCTTTCCAGTTTGTTGATTATCCTTTGAACCCATCTCag ACAAACGCTGCTCCAGTTGATGAAATAAAAGAAGCTGCAGTTATCACCAACATCCATGGCGATATTCCATCTGAATTTCCTCAAGGAATCTACATAAGAAATG GACCAAATCCTTTGTTTGGGGGATTGAAGTCAACCAAATCTGTATTTGGGGAGTCAGGTCCTATATGGGTTGAAGGTGAAGGAATGCTTCACGCTTTGTATTTCAGTAAAGACATTAATGGGAATTGGACTGTTGTTTACAATAACAGACATGTTGAAACTGATACATTCAAGCTCGAAAAACTTCGAAACAAACCCTCTTTTCTTCCGGCCATCCAAGGGGACCCTCTTGCTGTTTTCACTTCTTTCTTGCTCAATTTG GTGAGATTTGGAAAAccattaaaaaatataagtaataccaaCGTTTTCGAGCATTCGGGGAAGTTGTATTCCATTGCAGAAAATAACTTGCCTCAAGAGATTGACGTCTTAACACTAGAGGCTTTAGGTGACTGGGATGTTAATGGAGCATGGAACCGATCATTTACTGCTCATCCTAAG AGAGTTCCAGGTACTGGGGAGCTGGTTACTATGGGAATTGCAGCAACTAAACCTTTTGTTGAAGTGGGAGTAATTTCAG ctGATGGGAAGGAATTAGTTCACAAACTGGATCTTAAACTCGATAGATGCCCACTTTGCCATGAGGTTGGAGTTACAAAGAG ATATATTGTCTTCATGGATTGCCCACTAACTGTTGATGTAAATAGAATTATTCATGGTGGCAA gttaataaaatatgaaagtgaAGGAAATGCAAGAATTGGTATAATGCCTTGCTATGGAGATGCTGGTTCAATCCACTGGTTTAAAGTGAAACCTAATTGCACTTTTCACATTTTCAATTGCTTTGAGGATGGTGATGAG gtCGTTGTATGGGGGTGTAGAGCTCTTGCATCAGCCATACCAGGACCTGATCCGGGTTCAAAAGAATTTGCGTGGTTTCCAACAAAATCTAAGCCTGCCCCTGGTAAACCATTTGAAGATGCCATTTCAGAAGACCAGTTATTGTTTCATCGACCGTATGAATGGAGATTGAACGTGCGCACCGGAGATGTGAAGGAGAGAAACGTGATAGGGGCTAATAATTTGCCCATGGAATTTCCCATAATCAATGGAGCTTTTACAGGTTTGAAAAACAAATATGGTTACACCCAAGTATGTCACTGCGACTCAATCTCTTCCACAG GCATGGGAAGATTTGGTGGCCTTGCCAAGCTCTTCTTTGAAGAGCAAAATACTGAAGAAGGATCAATCAAAGTAGAATATCACATGTTTGAGAGGAACACGTACTGTAGTGGAGCTGCCTTTGTCCGTAAGGAAGGAGGTGCTGAAGAAGATGATGGTTGGATTATCACGTTTGTTCATCACGAAGACACTAATATATGTCAA GCTTATATAATCGACACCAAGAACTTCCTCAATGAGCCAGTTGCTAAAATTACACTCCCATGCAGAGTCCCGGATGGTTTTCATGGAGCTTTTATGCCAAACCAACTGCTAAACAAAATCTGA
- the LOC121229241 gene encoding tocopherol cyclase, chloroplastic isoform X1 produces the protein MELNTYSINELRHFPSCYIGLRSLNSKTAVKLSQSSNFNGLFPRRLRPLRLGFRSNSPIIACSSIAETDTETSSTASNRPVSVNPVYVPTPANRDTRTPHSGYHFDGTTRQFFEGWYFKVSIPERKQSFCFMYSVENPVFRRKLTQLETLQHGPRFTGVGAQILGAYDKYICQYSDESQNFWGSRHELILGNTFLTNKNSRPPSKEVPPEEFNRKVLEGFQVSPLWHQGFIRDDGRTSYARTVKTACWEYTTRPTYGWGDVGSKQKSTAGWLAAFPIFEPHWQICMAGGLSTGWIEWDGERFEFQDAPSYSEKNWGGAFPRKWFWAQCNVFEGASGEVALTAGGGLRQLPGLTETFENAALIGVHYDGIFYEFVPWNGILSWEIAPWGYWCIAAENETHMVELEATTNDPGTTLRAPTIEAGLAPACKDTCFGNLRLQIWEKKYGGTKGKLILDVKSDMAALEVGGGPWFNTWKGKTTTPEVLKTALQNSPPDFRKRLLTFEDWLQHWTWFRVKEFCLSNSNEIRSPAGHDSIWQNP, from the exons ATGGAGCTAAACACTTACTCTATCAACGAGCTTCGCCATTTCCCTTCTTGTTATATTGGTCTTCGTTCTCTAAACTCCAAAACCGCCGTTAAATTATCCCAATCTTCTAACTTCAATGGACTCTTTCCTCGACGCCTCCGCCCTCTCAGGTTAGGGTTTCGATCGAACTCGCCGATCATCGCATGCAGCTCCATCGCTGAGACTGATACCGAAACTTCTTCTACGGCATCCAACAGACCCGTCTCCGTCAATCCGGTTTATGTTCCCACGCCGGCTAATCGAGACACTCGAACTCCTCACAGCGG GTACCACTTTGATGGAACCACTCGACAATTTTTTGAGGGTTGGTACTTTAAGGTATCAATCCCAGAACGAAAACAGAGCTTTTGCTTCATGTACTCGGTGGAGAATCCCGTATTTAGGAGGAAACTGACCCAATTGGAAACACTGCAGCACGGACCTAGATTTACAGGAGTTGGGGCTCAAATCCTTGGTGCTTATGACAAGTATATATGTCAATACAGTGATGAATCTCAGAACTTTTGGGGAA GCAGGCATGAGCTGATATTGGGGAATACTTTTTTAACCAACAAAAACTCACGACCTCCAAGTAAGGAGGTCCCTCCTGAG GAATTCAATAGAAAAGTTTTGGAGGGCTTTCAAGTTAGCCCACTTTGGCATCAAGGCTTTATTCGTGATGATGGCAG GACATCTTATGCAAGAACTGTTAAAACTGCATGTTGGGAGTACACTACTCGCCCCACCTATGGATGGGGTGATGTTGGGTCCAAGCAGAAGTCAACAGCTGGCTGGCTTGCAGCTTTTCCCATATTCGAACCCCATTGGCAAATTTGCATGGCTGGTGGACTTTCAACAG GTTGGATAGAGTGGGATGGTGAAAGGTTTGAGTTTCAAGATGCTCCTTCATACTCGGAAAAGAATTGGGGTGGAGCCTTCCCTAGAAAATGGTTTTGG GCTCAATGCAATGTCTTTGAAGGTGCAAGCGGAGAAGTTGCATTGACTGCTGGTGGTGGATTGAGGCAACTGCCTGGCTTGACTGAGACCTTTGAAAATGCTGCATTG ATTGGAGTGCATTATGATGGGATTTTCTATGAATTTGTGCCTTGGAACGGTATTCTATCTTGGGAAATTGCTCCCTGGGGTTACTGGTGCATCGCCGCGGAGAACGAGACACATATG GTTGAGTTAGAGGCAACAACAAATGATCCAGGTACAACATTGCGTGCTCCAACAATAGAGGCTGGTCTTGCTCCTGCATGTAAAGACACTTGTTTTGGTAATCTAAGATTGCAGATCTGGGAAAAAAAATATGGTGGCACTAAGGGGAAG CTAATCTTGGATGTTAAAAGTGACATGGCAGCTCTAGAAGTAGGAGGAGGGCCATGGTTCAACACTTGGAAAGGGAAGACCACTACACCAGAGGTCCTTAAAACTGCTCTTCAG AACTCACCACCAGACTTCCGGAAGAGGCTCCTAACATTTGAAGATTGGCTGCAACACTGGACATGGTTCAGAGTAAAAGAATTCTGTCTGTCCAATTCCAATGAAATCCGAAGCCCAGCCGGACATGATAGCATATGGCAGAATCCATAG
- the LOC121203121 gene encoding VAN3-binding protein → MHFRFSSHDKCQSVSLSSLACSCCICWNPSLSFSEGEAVDKFKMSSCSVRSSSKKLENIDENGPPRWLQLSCPLPETPTEPMEFLARSWSLSAMELSKALAKNNIAASNGVDADIKSSSASSVGNIETHDSRQCLIQQQPCDDSPPIISPRESEDLKELFLLHQTLNPEFLSNQQLLKNGIYKSIERGRTMGKWLKDQKDRKKQEIRAHNAQLHAAVSVAGVAAAVAALAASNAMLPETETTGLKTLSKVPTAMASAAALVASHCIEIAEDMGADHDQILTVVNSAINARTNGDIMTLTAGAATALRGAAALRARLQKAGALALGEDGNGLNITTALNFAATGGELLKRTRKGALHWKQVSFYINSNWQVVVKLKSKHMGGTYTKKKKCVIFGVHDGIPAWPRREKKDNAEKRAYFGINTAERIIEFECRSKGDKQMWTDGIQHMLNCCNTIAYF, encoded by the exons atgcattttagATTCAGTTCCCATGATAAATGTCAAAGTGTTTCTTTATCTTCCTTGGCTTGTTCTTGCTGTATTTGTTGGAATCCAAGTCTTAGCTTCAGTGAAGGTGAAGCAGTGGACAAGTTTAAAA TGAGCTCATGCAGTGTAAGAAGCTCATCAAAGAAGCTGGAAAACATAGATGAGAATGGTCCCCCAAGGTGGTTACAATTGTCTTGTCCTCTTCCAGAAACTCCTACAGAACCAATGGAGTTTCTTGCCAGATCATGGAGTTTGTCAGCCATGGAACTCTCCAAAGCTCTTGCCAAGAATAATATAGCTGCTTCCAATGGCGTTGATGCTGACATTAAGTCGTCATCTGCTTCTTCTGTTGGAAATATTGAAACGCATGATTCAAGACAATGc CTAATTCAGCAGCAGCCTTGTGACGATAGCCCTCCAATAATTTCCCCAAGGGAAAGTGAAGATCTGAAG GAACTATTTTTGCTTCATCAGACACTGAACCCAGAGTTTCTTTCTAATCAACAATTGCTTAAAAATGGG ATATACAAGAGCATTGAAAGAGGGCGAACAATGGGGAAATGGTTGAAGGATCAGAAAGATAGGAAGAAGCAAGAGATTAGAGCCCATAATGCACAACTTCATGCAGCTGTATCAGTGGCCGGTGTTGCGGCTGCTGTTGCAGCACTTGCTGCCTCTAACGCAATGTTACCGGAAACGGAAACTACAGGTCTTAAGACATTGTCTAAAGTACCGACTGCTATGGCATCTGCGGCAGCTCTTGTAGCTTCTCACTGCATTGAGATTGCTGAGGACATGGGAGCTGATCATGACCAAATCTTAACAGTAGTCAACTCTGCAATTAATGCAAGAACTAATGGAGATATAATGACCCTAACAGCTGGAGCAGCTACAG CCTTGCGAGGAGCTGCTGCCTTAAGGGCAAGGCTGCAAAAGGCTGGGGCTTTAGCTTTGGGTGAAGACGGTAATGGATTGAACATCACAACAGCATTGAACTTTGCTGCAACTGGGGGTGAACTACTCAAGCGCACGAGAAAAG GAGCTTTACATTGGAAGCAAGTTTCTTTCTACATAAACTCTAACTGGCAG GTGGTGGTTAAACTGAAAAGTAAGCATATGGGAGGCACATACACTAAAAAGAAGAAGT GTGTGATCTTTGGAGTTCATGATGGCATCCCGGCATGGCCAAGAAGGGAGAAAAAAGACAATGCAGAGAAGAGAGCTTATTTTGGGATTAACACTGCAGAGAGAATAATAGAATTCGAGTGCAGGAGTAAAGGTGACAAACAGATGTGGACGGATGGGATTCAACATATGTTGAATTGTTGTAATACAATTGCATATTTCTGA
- the LOC121229239 gene encoding dehydration-responsive element-binding protein 3 produces MTEQQNSETECSSNSLSWPPLSPTSPGATHSPHPNSLPSSTTTLNGKPETTCDTNRKMKRMRDSSKHPVYRGVRMRSWGKWVSEIREPRKKSRIWLGTFPTPEMAARAHDVAALSIKGNSAILNFPELANSLPRPVSLAPRDVQAAAAKAAQMGNLDSPSPSTTSSSSTSTLSSSSSLSSLVSHLDLSSASDELTEIVELPSLGTSYESVELGSEFIFADSMDGWFYPPPWLESMEDCEYVCNQLVVPESVLQNGFKQGLLWDY; encoded by the coding sequence ATGACTGAGCAGCAAAATTCAGAAACAGAGTGCAGTTCCAACTCATTGTCTTGGCCTCCACTATCACCTACATCGCCTGGGGCAACTCATTCACCTCATCCTAACTCGCTCCCTAGCTCAACCACGACTCTAAATGGTAAACCTGAAACCACCTGTGATACtaatagaaagatgaaaagaatGAGGGATTCAAGCAAGCACCCAGTTTACCGTGGCGTCCGAATGAGGAGCTGGGGCAAATGGGTGTCAGAAATCCGCGAGCCACGCAAGAAATCCCGCATTTGGCTCGGTACTTTCCCTACTCCAGAAATGGCAGCTCGGGCACACGACGTGGCCGCTTTAAGTATCAAAGGCAACTCAGCCATTCTCAACTTCCCTGAACTCGCCAACTCTTTACCTCGACCCGTGTCATTAGCACCCCGCGACGTCCAAGCTGCGGCAGCCAAAGCTGCCCAAATGGGAAACTTGGACTCCCCATCACCTTCCACTACATCATCATCTTCCACTTCAACATTGTCATCATCGTCATCCCTATCCTCTTTGGTTTCTCACTTGGACTTATCTTCAGCGTCAGACGAATTAACCGAGATAGTGGAGCTACCAAGTCTAGGGACAAGTTACGAGTCGGTGGAGTTGGGGAGTGAGTTTATATTCGCAGACTCGATGGACGGATGGTTTTACCCTCCACCATGGCTTGAAAGCATGGAAGACTGTGAGTACGTTTGTAATCAGTTAGTAGTACCCGAGAGCGTTTTACAAAACGGCTTCAAACAAGGTTTGCTATGGGATTATTAg